One Bacillus sp. F19 genomic region harbors:
- a CDS encoding PqqD family protein — MLTNKSIPTFPVDVVLQENCIEDLGLEKQHKIDRMAFYMLSKIDGKKTIEDLIEEIHDHYSDVKKKQIEIDLMNVFRLLEQHHLINFANKLQDILLSYFVTLSNRKYIPSAKRYNIQTLSFPAMILFVLVRCTAQLFPLMIIVTLLSSIPFLVSKEAEALTVIFYSLCIFFAIVVSISIHETSHLYFLRRSLQKKSIGFLKIGFMSFKIVRPAVNEQLIVAVSGPMITGGFGIVEAWACLLISDPFFHLVGLICSGIFLIHLLNLLPFFNDGSKLYNEIFEPRNKITLSPSKLKKKRCSF; from the coding sequence ATGCTGACTAATAAAAGCATTCCAACGTTTCCTGTTGATGTCGTGCTGCAGGAGAATTGTATTGAGGATTTAGGTTTGGAGAAACAACATAAGATTGACCGTATGGCTTTTTATATGCTCTCCAAGATAGATGGAAAGAAGACAATTGAGGATCTGATTGAGGAAATTCATGATCATTATTCTGATGTGAAGAAAAAACAAATTGAAATAGACTTAATGAATGTGTTCAGACTGCTCGAACAGCATCATCTTATAAACTTTGCTAATAAGCTCCAGGATATACTTTTGTCTTACTTTGTGACTCTATCAAATCGAAAATATATTCCATCTGCTAAACGATATAACATCCAAACCCTTTCGTTTCCCGCAATGATTTTGTTTGTTTTAGTAAGATGTACAGCACAGCTCTTTCCTCTTATGATAATAGTCACGCTGTTAAGTTCTATTCCATTTTTAGTCAGCAAGGAAGCTGAAGCGCTGACTGTGATTTTTTACAGTCTTTGCATATTTTTTGCTATCGTGGTAAGCATCAGTATCCATGAAACCTCACATCTTTACTTTTTGAGGCGCAGCTTACAAAAAAAATCTATTGGTTTTTTAAAGATTGGTTTTATGAGTTTTAAGATCGTTCGTCCTGCGGTAAATGAACAGCTTATTGTGGCCGTCAGCGGACCAATGATAACAGGAGGATTCGGAATAGTCGAGGCCTGGGCATGTTTGTTGATTTCCGATCCCTTTTTCCATTTAGTGGGTTTGATTTGTTCTGGCATTTTTTTGATTCATTTGTTAAATTTGCTGCCTTTCTTTAATGACGGAAGTAAATTATATAATGAAATTTTTGAACCGCGTAACAAAATTACTTTGTCTCCTTCTAAACTCAAAAAAAAGCGCTGCTCATTTTAG
- a CDS encoding DsbA family protein, which yields MKNKKIIACLIFITILLFIAGVGNLLMSSDYSVASTKINNEKLIENGYAFGDSDAPIKMIEYTNFQCTYCKNQHSELKEEVERLINDGQLYYLMKHVSIEDNKNAEIVNERVNAISDKDSQLSAINRVFIEQEQWSEKNAGELERYLENTNLQEKNTVKIKGILASEVKNLGISATPTTIINGQKFQGAIKKEEFLKYIEAELE from the coding sequence ATGAAAAATAAAAAGATAATAGCATGTCTCATTTTCATTACAATTCTCTTATTTATAGCAGGAGTTGGCAATCTATTAATGTCTTCAGATTATTCGGTAGCTTCAACAAAAATAAATAATGAAAAATTAATTGAAAATGGATATGCTTTCGGTGACTCGGATGCCCCAATAAAAATGATAGAATATACTAATTTTCAATGTACATACTGCAAAAATCAGCATTCAGAACTTAAGGAAGAAGTGGAAAGACTTATTAACGATGGGCAGCTTTACTATCTGATGAAGCATGTATCTATTGAAGATAATAAAAATGCTGAAATTGTAAATGAAAGAGTCAATGCTATTTCAGATAAGGACAGCCAGCTCAGTGCAATAAATAGGGTGTTTATAGAACAGGAACAATGGAGCGAAAAAAATGCAGGTGAACTTGAAAGGTATTTGGAAAACACAAATCTCCAAGAAAAGAATACTGTCAAAATTAAAGGAATATTGGCATCTGAAGTAAAGAACCTCGGGATTTCAGCAACTCCGACAACAATTATTAATGGACAAAAGTTTCAAGGGGCAATAAAAAAAGAGGAGTTTCTGAAATACATTGAAGCAGAATTGGAATAA
- a CDS encoding sulfite exporter TauE/SafE family protein: MKISIQVFLCIVSGGIVGLVLGLLGGGGSILAVPLLLFVVGIKDPHVVIGTTALAVAINACLNLILHARAGHVRWKSAIAFAIPGMIGAYLGSFAGKLVPGKQLLFLFAILMIVMSVKMVIQKKMKNQKEDSEEHFKLLRVIVIAVLVGLLSGFFGIGGGFLIVPGLIFAARMPMITAIGSSLLSVGMFGLTTAVNYSLSGFVDWWVVLEFVGGGIFGGMLGVWVVKRLSKQRQTLNYIFSGVVMTVAIYMLIINAEVLNL; this comes from the coding sequence ATAAAGATATCCATTCAAGTATTTCTCTGCATCGTTTCTGGTGGAATTGTGGGTCTTGTACTTGGCTTGCTTGGTGGTGGAGGATCCATCCTTGCTGTTCCTCTTTTACTTTTCGTTGTTGGTATTAAAGATCCTCATGTTGTGATTGGTACTACTGCTTTGGCGGTTGCTATAAACGCTTGCTTAAATCTCATTTTGCACGCACGGGCTGGTCATGTAAGGTGGAAATCCGCGATAGCTTTCGCCATTCCTGGCATGATCGGCGCTTATCTCGGATCGTTTGCCGGAAAACTAGTACCTGGAAAGCAACTATTATTTCTCTTTGCAATTTTAATGATAGTCATGTCTGTAAAAATGGTTATACAAAAGAAAATGAAGAATCAAAAGGAGGATTCCGAGGAGCATTTCAAATTGCTGCGGGTAATCGTTATTGCTGTTCTAGTGGGATTGTTGTCGGGTTTTTTCGGAATTGGCGGCGGATTCCTAATTGTTCCAGGCCTGATCTTCGCAGCGAGGATGCCGATGATTACGGCCATTGGGTCCTCACTTTTATCAGTTGGTATGTTTGGACTTACGACGGCAGTAAACTACAGTTTATCCGGTTTCGTGGATTGGTGGGTGGTGCTGGAGTTTGTCGGAGGAGGAATTTTCGGCGGAATGTTAGGTGTTTGGGTAGTGAAGCGTTTAAGCAAGCAGCGTCAGACTCTGAATTATATATTTTCTGGTGTCGTTATGACAGTGGCGATTTATATGCTAATCATTAATGCTGAAGTCTTGAATTTATGA
- a CDS encoding NAD(P)/FAD-dependent oxidoreductase — MSYKAHYKIVIVGGGSGGITVAAQLLRKSRVLRGDIAIIDPATKHYYQPLWTLVGGGAARREVTEREQASVIPDGAEWLKDAVTEFYPDENLVITASGNKLRYDYLVVATGIQIDWHKVKGLKENIGKNGVCSNYSYDFVESTWENISNFKGGTAIFTNPNTPVKCGGAPQKIMYLADDYFRKSGVRSQSNIIFASGGATIFGVKKYADALNKVIERKKVETCFKHNLIEIDGEKKQAVFENLDTEERVTMQYDMIHVVPPMSAPNFIKKSPLAARDGWIDVDKYTLQHKRFHNVFGIGDCTNLPTSKTGAAIRKQAPVLVQNLLCQMNAMPVIHEYNGYTSCPLVTGYGSLILAEFDYDCNPDETFPFDQSKERLSMYLLKKELLPVIYWNGMLKGLM, encoded by the coding sequence ATGAGCTATAAGGCACATTACAAAATTGTGATTGTGGGTGGTGGAAGTGGTGGAATTACAGTTGCAGCCCAACTTTTGCGTAAATCACGAGTTCTCAGAGGCGACATTGCTATTATTGACCCTGCCACAAAACACTATTATCAACCTTTATGGACTCTTGTGGGCGGTGGTGCCGCCCGCAGGGAGGTCACGGAACGTGAGCAGGCATCCGTAATTCCGGACGGAGCGGAATGGTTAAAGGATGCGGTTACAGAATTTTACCCAGATGAAAATCTTGTTATCACGGCGTCCGGGAACAAACTGCGTTATGACTATTTAGTTGTTGCTACAGGAATTCAAATAGATTGGCATAAGGTAAAAGGGTTGAAAGAAAATATCGGAAAGAACGGGGTATGTAGTAATTACTCCTACGACTTTGTTGAAAGTACATGGGAGAATATTAGCAATTTTAAGGGGGGAACCGCGATATTTACGAATCCGAACACACCAGTTAAATGCGGGGGAGCCCCTCAGAAAATTATGTATCTGGCGGACGATTATTTTCGTAAATCAGGTGTTCGATCCCAATCAAATATCATTTTTGCCTCAGGTGGAGCGACCATTTTCGGTGTGAAAAAATATGCAGATGCATTGAACAAAGTGATTGAAAGAAAGAAGGTCGAGACATGCTTCAAGCATAATCTCATTGAAATCGATGGTGAAAAGAAGCAGGCAGTATTCGAAAACCTGGACACGGAGGAACGCGTGACCATGCAATATGACATGATTCATGTAGTACCGCCAATGAGTGCTCCCAATTTCATCAAAAAGAGCCCACTTGCGGCGAGAGATGGATGGATCGATGTAGATAAGTACACCCTGCAGCATAAGCGTTTTCATAATGTCTTTGGGATTGGCGATTGCACCAATCTGCCCACTTCTAAAACAGGCGCTGCGATTCGTAAACAAGCGCCAGTGCTCGTGCAAAATCTTTTATGTCAGATGAATGCAATGCCAGTTATACATGAATACAACGGTTATACCTCATGTCCGCTTGTCACGGGTTATGGTAGTTTAATACTGGCTGAGTTTGATTATGATTGCAATCCAGATGAGACATTTCCGTTCGATCAATCTAAGGAAAGGCTTAGTATGTATCTTTTGAAGAAAGAGCTTCTTCCCGTCATCTACTGGAATGGTATGCTCAAAGGTTTAATGTAA
- a CDS encoding MBL fold metallo-hydrolase: protein MLLKYFYDDKLAHASYLVGCQATGEAIVIDPSRNIDPYLKMAKEQGVRVVGVTETHIHADFVSGSRELASRVGAKLYLSDEGGQNWKYQYAHGYEHYFLKNGHSFTIGNLKFEVMHTPGHTPEHISLLLTDGGSSVKEAIGIFTGDFVFVGDVGRPDLLEKSAGVRGSTEEMARKMFRSLQQFKQLPDFLQVWPGHGAGSACGKNLGAVPSTTVGYEKIVNWALQHNDEERFIGALLEGQPEAPKYFAMMKKINKEGAGLLQECEAPKRIEPSPSLATVQEWIEQGIVVDTRIPSEFAEKHIRGTINIPYNKSFVTWAGWLLDYNRPVFLLTSEDRIRNILNDLQSIGFDNVIATMNPSVVNQLEEFDASTISYEEVKPDAVIDAVLNEEMHVLDVRNTIEWGEGHISNAKHIMLGYLLDRVKEIEQNKPILVHCKSGGRSAIAASILHAQGFKDVRNLIGGFDEWVKQGYLTVK, encoded by the coding sequence ATGTTACTCAAATATTTTTATGATGACAAATTGGCACACGCGTCGTACTTAGTGGGATGTCAAGCTACGGGTGAAGCTATTGTTATTGATCCATCGCGCAATATTGATCCTTATTTGAAAATGGCCAAAGAGCAAGGGGTTCGAGTTGTAGGTGTAACAGAGACGCATATTCATGCTGATTTTGTATCTGGTTCACGGGAGTTGGCTTCAAGGGTGGGTGCAAAATTGTATCTGTCCGACGAGGGTGGACAGAACTGGAAATACCAGTACGCACACGGGTACGAACACTATTTTTTGAAAAATGGGCATTCCTTCACCATTGGCAATCTCAAGTTTGAGGTAATGCACACGCCAGGGCACACACCAGAGCATATTTCATTATTATTAACGGACGGTGGTTCTTCAGTAAAGGAGGCAATTGGTATATTTACTGGAGATTTTGTGTTCGTTGGAGATGTCGGTCGTCCTGACCTATTAGAGAAATCTGCCGGAGTACGCGGTTCAACAGAAGAAATGGCTCGTAAGATGTTTCGCTCTTTACAACAATTTAAACAACTTCCAGACTTTCTTCAAGTATGGCCAGGCCATGGGGCGGGCAGCGCGTGTGGCAAAAATTTAGGAGCAGTCCCTTCGACAACTGTTGGCTATGAGAAAATAGTGAATTGGGCATTACAACATAATGACGAGGAACGCTTTATAGGAGCATTACTGGAAGGACAACCTGAGGCACCAAAATACTTTGCCATGATGAAGAAGATAAATAAAGAGGGAGCAGGACTGTTACAAGAGTGCGAGGCACCAAAACGGATCGAGCCGTCGCCTTCCTTAGCTACTGTTCAGGAATGGATCGAACAAGGTATTGTAGTGGATACACGCATACCGAGTGAATTCGCAGAAAAGCATATACGTGGAACCATCAATATTCCATACAATAAATCGTTTGTCACGTGGGCTGGCTGGCTATTAGATTACAACCGTCCTGTTTTTCTGCTGACAAGTGAAGATCGTATTCGGAATATTCTAAATGATTTACAGTCAATTGGATTTGATAACGTTATTGCAACAATGAATCCTAGTGTCGTTAACCAATTAGAAGAGTTTGACGCTAGCACAATAAGCTACGAAGAAGTAAAACCCGATGCGGTCATAGATGCCGTCCTTAATGAAGAAATGCATGTCCTCGACGTTCGAAACACCATTGAATGGGGAGAGGGACATATTTCCAACGCGAAACATATTATGCTCGGGTATTTGCTGGACAGGGTAAAGGAAATCGAACAAAATAAGCCGATTCTGGTGCATTGTAAATCAGGTGGAAGATCTGCCATCGCCGCTAGTATTCTTCATGCGCAGGGTTTTAAAGATGTTAGAAACTTAATAGGTGGATTTGATGAATGGGTAAAGCAGGGATACCTTACAGTAAAGTAA